A genomic segment from Aegilops tauschii subsp. strangulata cultivar AL8/78 chromosome 1, Aet v6.0, whole genome shotgun sequence encodes:
- the LOC109778386 gene encoding uncharacterized protein has translation MAAVGAAPLLYQQQAQAAGDGCYFSFMSSYFSHGEASSNASSPASSFSAALGATPPAAPVISADPAPQFDISEYLFDEGAFAAPLPPVVSVPAVGAVAASSTTAVTARSAESAERPRTERIAFRTRSEIEILDDGYKWRKYGKKSVKNSPNPRNYYRCSTEGCSVKKRVERDRDDPAYVVTTYEGTHSHVSPSTVYYASQDAASGRFFVAGTHPPPGSLN, from the coding sequence ATGGCGGCAGTCGGAGCGGCACCACTGCTCTACCAACAGCAGGCGCAGGCGGCGGGCGACGGCTGCTACTTCTCTTTCATGTCCTCCTACTTCTCCCACGGGGAAGCCAGCTCGAACGCCTCCAGCCCGGCGTCCAGCTTCTCCGCCGCGCTCGGCGCCACGCCGCCCGCTGCACCGGTGATCTCCGCCGACCCCGCGCCGCAGTTCGACATCTCCGAATACCTCTTCGACGAGGGCGCGTTCGCCGCGCCGCTCCCGCCCGTCGTCTCCGTGCCGGCCGTTGGCGCGGTTGCTGCAAGTTCGACGACCGCGGTGACTGCGAGGAGCGCCGAGTCGGCGGAGCGGCCGCGGACGGAGCGCATCGCGTTCCGGACTCGGTCGGAGATCGAGATCCTCGACGACGGCTACAAGTGGCGCAAGTACGGCAAGAAGTCCGTCAAGAACAGCCCAAACCCAAGGAACTACTACCGGTGCTCGACGGAAGGGTGCAGCGTGAAGAAGCGGGTGGAGCGGGACCGGGACGACCCGGCGTACGTGGTGACCACGTACGAGGGCACGCACAGCCACGTCAGCCCCAGCACCGTCTACTACGCCAGCCAGGACGCCGCCTCCGGCCGCTTCTTCGTCGCCGGCACACACCCGCCGCCAGGCTCACTCAACTAG
- the LOC109778385 gene encoding uncharacterized protein gives MIRAAAVMSEGSEGEEVFIDDDDIISEIPLDEEDLPDQDDDDEQDQDMMDEVEDHSAYAFHGHTDEVFAAACSPVDASLVVSGGKDDRGFLWRIGSAEDVQELPGHNDTVSTVAFSSDGKLVACGSMDGQINVWNTATRTLQRTLEGSESGFEWLKWDLRSHIIIAGSEDFNIWMWNADTNAFLNTFAGHSNTVTCGDFTPDGELICSGSDDATLRIWDRESAHCRHVVRGHGYHTQGLTCLAITWDSQSVVSGSQDSSVHIVSIKSGQVVGSLVGHTNSVECIGISPRYNWVATRSMDETLIIWDLTHQAIRSICEHDDGVTCLAWIGSSRYVASGCIDGTVRIWDSLSGDLARILSGHRDAVQALAVSANRSSIVSVSSDKSARVFDISMFK, from the exons ATGATCCGTGCGGCGGCGGTCATGAGTGAAGGCTCCGAAGGGGAGGAGGTCTTCATCGACGACGATGACATCATCAGTGAGATACCCCTGGACGAGGAAG ATCTCCCCGACCAAGACGATGATGACGAGCAGGACCAAGACATGATGG ATGAGGTTGAGGATCATTCAGCATATGCATTTCATGGGCATACAG ATGAGGTATTTGCGGCTGCGTGCAGTCCTGTGGATGCATCACTTGTTGTTTCTGGAGGTAAAGATGACAGAGGGTTTCTTTGGAGGATTGGATCTGCAGAGGATGTTCAAGAGCTGCCTG GACATAACGATACTGTCAGCACTGTGGCTTTCAGTTCAGATGGGAAATTAGTGGCTTGTGGAAGTATGGATGGACAGATAAATGTATGGAATACAGCTACACGAACACTTCAGCGAACCCTTGAGGGCTCTGAATCAGGCTTTGAG TGGCTTAAATGGGATCTGCGAAGTCACATTATAATTGCTGGATCAGAGGACTTCAACATATGGATGTGGAATGCGGACACCAATGCCTTTCTGAATACATTTGCTGGCCACAGTAACACAGTGACATGTGGTGATTTTACACCTGATG GTGAGCTTATTTGTAGCGGATCAGATGATGCAACACTAAGGATATGGGACCGTGAAAGTGCACACTGCAGACACGTTGTTCGAG GTCATGGTTATCATACTCAAGGACTGACATGTTTAGCTATTACATGGGACTCCCAATCAGTTGTTAGTGGCTCTCAGGATAGTTCTGTGCACATCGTGAGCATAAAATCAGGCCAG GTTGTCGGTTCATTAGTTGGCCACACTAATTCCGTCGAGTGCATTGGCATCTCACCGAG GTACAACTGGGTGGCCACAAGGAGCATGGATGAGACACTCATCATCTGGGACCTCACTCACCAAGCAATTCGATCCATTTGCGAGCATGAT GACGGCGTGACCTGCCTGGCGTGGATCGGTTCGTCGAGGTATGTAGCGTCAGGATGCATCGACGGCACGGTGCGCATCTGGGACAGCCTCTCTGGGGATCTTGCTCGCATACTGAGCGGGCACCGTGATGCCGTGCAGGCGCTGGCCGTCTCCGCCAATCGCAGCTCCATTGTCTCGGTCTCCTCGGATAAGTCTGCCCGCGTCTTTGACATATCCATGTTCAAGTGA